The Argentina anserina chromosome 5, drPotAnse1.1, whole genome shotgun sequence genome includes the window aggaggcgcacggcctccttggagtgtgggacggggacggcctccccctgagggtgcggcgccgccaccgtcacgggtccatgtattggaccgaggccgagatcggccttgttgcctcccaccacgagagttgttattttggtgctgatatggagcattccttgattgattcttttgcttaggagctttcccatagttggcctgtggcgtagaaattcttttagtgccaacaggtctagtgttgttgttgaggagaatctcataatgtctctccttcttagctaagagtgccattaagtcggcaaaagaccgaatcttcccttcctctacatgagtgcggtacgcatgagcttgaacctcatagttgattggaaacgtgtccaatgtcttattgagaagatctaggtcagtcttgatgacaccaacggtgccaagatcggattgcaagcatagcatatcctgattgatatcatccactctcttatagtccaatagacggatgttatcccatctaacggtcaattcaggaagaagcttatcatgaacgttgttgtaccgcaagcgtagtttgtcccataattctttaggatcttttacgttcaagtattgcctcttgagagttgcatggatgtgacgtctcataaagatgagagtctgagtcttagccatgggtgggaaatcagcaggagggtcggcaaacatgccttcaatccctcggctctcgaaagcgagttccatgtcggaaacccagcggtggtattcctttccttctagatcaagaaggccaaattccggtcgagatggcgatgacatctacaaaacgaatacggaatcgattagattcaagtataataggaattagaaggggtgacgtatatggtcacaagaaaaatcgatgcaatcggcgatactcatgatcgcacccaaaacagcggtgcactcaggcgaccacacgaaaatcgattaacttccctttcaaaacaatcgtgactcccccaggaccgtcacagaGAAAACATCGatcaagaggggaaacccatccctctatagtctcatcggcgttataagaaaggccggaattaagacaagaagaaggctaatagcgcccgatataatatatctatacgttcaaaagcgggaacgtttataaaaatttgccttgggaggtttgtagtatacgggagtagcttctcttgagcgaagtccttgcttgtgactttcacgtctcttgcgtgaatatgcgggaggagcaattttgagtgATTTGATGCGGgaacttgcggggcaaaaagatttctttgcggagcgaatgcggaggaagcgctgcggggctgcgaggctgcgtgcaggagctgcagggctgcggggctgcggggctgcggggctgcggggctgcagggctgcagggcttgcgagggcaggggctgcgagggcaggggctgcgagggcaggCAGAGGCTGCAGCAGCAGGGGGTTGTGGCGGCGGCAGGAGGCTTTCGGCGGCGGAGgaagggaagaagaaaaaatttcggaaggctctaaaagattcagggttttagggcttcgtgctgataacgtgtttgaggatgaaatacttgtatattattgaatgatatgggggcctatatataggcatttacaacaccacaatcccgtaggattcggagtcctaatctactacggagatgctaatctatctcctaacaggaaacctattaggctaagacacacataatggtagaatagtaattctcccggaacaattaATTGttaaaaagaaattcaaacaTGTTTTTCATAAACTAGTAAAAGATATTTTGATGTTGCTCCaacatcatatatatgtgcGTCTTTGCTACGTGTTAAATGTTGATTAGACGGTGAGATTGCATTTAGATTTTTATCTTTCATGTGTCATATCTTATCTTCACTAATCATTGTAAAATTGTCGATAAGTACCATAACCGACACTCCACAAAATCACCAATTCACAAACATTTCTCTCCCTCAAATTGAAATTTGAGCTATTCATGTTCACTTGATAACTTTGGTGATCTGCAACAATGAATAAGCTTCGGAAACTACTAaagaaggaggaagaagattctATTACAAGGAATTGTCAAAGAGTCTTAGTCATGCAAGCAGCTGCCTCCAAAATCCAGAGAATCCAGGAGGAAGAATCGCAATAGGGTGGTTCTCGAGAAGGTCGTTggttgatagagcgttttttaaaacgtctataataaaccctgtaaaacatcatcgttagtatagaataagcagggatcgttctttccagagaattgaagggaactctaaacttttagtgttaacaaataattgggggtttgagattgattattaactactaaaataaaacctaaattattatttacatgatcgacttctctttaacaaacttaaaccaaatttaccattacaccacataattacaagttcgaacctatcatgcattctaattcaaccaattacatactttttagacaccaatacaattagagccttaggggatcatctaatcatgcaagatttcaattaacatttagattgacttagggcctaatctaaatttgcatgcaatcaaattcaataacacttagagtataaatcaaattcaattacatttaagcactaaatctttgttggagacatgtttcatgtatggcgtcacccaccatggttttacatgcaaatttccagaatttttaccacttttaatcaacacaaaccgaacctacttagggcatgattcgatttgtgtcaatatggttgatgaatctagcactcaaacacaatcttagggactacatccaagcactaaattcatatgcacatatctgaaaattatctaaaagtatgagaaagatgattagaacacaacaatagaaatacaaactcattaattataggaaaccattaatttggcaaagaaccaaaaatccaataacataatctgaaaatttcgattcttaatacaaaacaataatctcacacaaacatcatactacaatcttcatagacaaagtattgtaaaaaatcaaaaacgaacaaacccgtggagaagagttgcgaaaatcacacgttgtaggaaccttggaggtgtgtcttcaatggtgatttcggtggagatggaatttgtatatggggagaatggcttgttgttttggtaaaggatgtttgaggtagtattttagtagaggtttggctcttgaatgcaaatgagaagtcatgatatttgagaggtgaagccatgtatatatagaggaaagatggagggtttgaaattgcttctttcttcctataataatgtcatgctttaatcccttaaaacatggaaagttttattccctaaaacataacatgctttaatccctaaaacatgtcatgctttaatctttaaaacatgccatgctttaatccataaaacatgtcatgttttattcctttaatgatcatcttctatttaattgttgcatgacttggctccatttctatttctttaattatctcttcaatcaaatctgaaaaataagaaaataaaatcataagtaagagataattagtttcaaaacctaacaaggattcctagtcaaactaggactctagaccaattatgcgtttttaactcatgtaaacacaaaaatgcatctaataccgcccaagactcttactacgactcaatgactaaatagtacaataataagggctaagcaaagtacaaattgaggtaaaaacatgttaagaacgtcgcacaaagtgctcctatcattggTACATCCCAAGAGAGCGGGAAGAGATGGATCGACGATTGAAGGCTTTGTACTTCACTTCAATGTGTAGGTTTGAGGGTGATATTTTTCGTTAAAGATACAAAATGCAACCTCATCTATTTGACCAAATGATGCATGGAGTTGCCAACCACAATCCTTACTTTGTCCAAATGCATGACGCTTctggaagcgttggcttctcTACAGAACAAAAGTTAACATGTGCAATGAGGATTCTCGCTTACAGTCTTCCTGAGGATTTGTGTGATGAGTTTCTTGATGTAGCTGAATCTTCAGCTATGGAGATTTTGCAACATTTTACtagagcaattttgaatgcgtACCACAAGCATTATCTTCGTCGACCATCTCCAACGAATTTGCGGCGGTTGCTTAGACATGCTGATAAAAGAGGGTTCTCTGTAATGGTTGGAAGTCTCGATTGCATGCACTGGAGTTGGAAGAACTGTCCTACTTCATGGCAAGGGCATTTCACATgtcataaaagaaaacaaacaatCATTTTGGAGGCGGTTGCATCATATGATACTTGGATTTGGCATGCATATTTTGGACTTCCAGATTCCCTTAATGACATCAACGTTCTTGGAATGTCTCCACTATTTGATGATGTTTGTAGAGGAGAATCTCCTCGAGTCAAAAATCATGTAGCAGCTCGAGAATATGGTCAGTGCTATTACCTAGTTGACGGTATCTATCCTAAATGGGAGACTTTTGTGAAAGCAATCAGAAATCCAATTACGCCTCAACAAGCTCACTTCACAAAGATGCAAGAGTCATTCAGTAAAGATGTAGAGAGGGTGTTTGGAATTCTCCAAACTCGTTTTGCAATTGTTAGAGGACCAGATCGTGGATGGGCTAGGGAGGATCTCTCCTACATCATGATAACCTGCATTATTTTGCACAATATGATTGTGGAAGATGAGGGc containing:
- the LOC126795587 gene encoding uncharacterized protein LOC126795587; amino-acid sequence: MQPHLFDQMMHGVANHNPYFVQMHDASGSVGFSTEQKLTCAMRILAYSLPEDLCDEFLDVAESSAMEILQHFTRAILNAYHKHYLRRPSPTNLRRLLRHADKRGFSVMVGSLDCMHWSWKNCPTSWQGHFTCHKRKQTIILEAVASYDTWIWHAYFGLPDSLNDINVLGMSPLFDDVCRGESPRVKNHVAAREYGQCYYLVDGIYPKWETFVKAIRNPITPQQAHFTKMQESFSKDVERVFGILQTRFAIVRGPDRGWAREDLSYIMITCIILHNMIVEDEGDKEEEVVIDPDDVPTRPMATEVYERYDHYHQVQREAHVLDEFMRRYQAVRCPVVHNYLRRIWLNIYGM